Proteins from a genomic interval of Bombus affinis isolate iyBomAffi1 chromosome 16, iyBomAffi1.2, whole genome shotgun sequence:
- the LOC126925804 gene encoding glucose-induced degradation protein 8 homolog, producing the protein MSYPEKHDNITKDEWVAKLEENSYTQRVSMNNLIMNYLVTEGFKEAAEKFQQESGVEPTVDLSSLDDRIRIREAIQNGRIQEATDLVNQLHPELLDNDRYLYFHLQQLHLIELIRTGKIEEALQFAQDRLSEAGESDDIILCELERTLALLAFDEPHKSPYSDLLHPTHRQKIASELNAAILKMEHKESTSPRLNNLLKMILWAQDELEKKKVKYPKMTDLGSATIESPK; encoded by the exons ATGAGCTACCCGGAGAAACACGATAACATAACAAAGGATGAATGGGTCGCCAAGTTGGAAGAGAATTCTTACACACAACGTGTTTCTATGAACAATTTGATTATGAATTATTTAGTTACAG AGGGATTCAAAGAAGCTGCGGAGAAATTTCAACAAGAGTCTGGAGTAGAGCCCACAGTAGATCTAAGCTCTTTGGATGACAGGATTCGTATTAGGGAAGCAATTCAAAATGGTCGTATTCAGGAGGCAACGGATCTCGTGAATCAGCTGCATCCAGAGTTATTGGATAACGATAGATATCTTTACTTCCATTTGCAGCAGCTGCATCTAATTGAACTGATTCGTACAGGAAAAATAGAGGAGGCTCTGCAGTTTGCTCAAGATAGACTGAGCGAAGCTGGAGAATCAGACGATATTATTTTGTGTGAATTAGAGCGTACTTTAGCTCTATTGGCTTTTGATGAGCCCCATAAGAGCCCTTATAGTGATTTACTTCATCCAACTCATAGGCAAAAG ATAGCAAGCGAGCTGAATGCAGCTATATTGAAGATGGAGCACAAAGAGTCAACTAGCCCACGATTAAATAATTTGCTGAAGATGATACTTTGGGCACAAGATGAGCTggaaaagaaaaaagtgaaGTATCCAAAAATGACAGATTTGGGCAGTGCTACTATTGAGAGTCCAAAATAA
- the LOC126925789 gene encoding uncharacterized protein LOC126925789 isoform X1 translates to MIRQEKSFVSYPPIGFVFDQSDLRPFRDGLYEIDWILRKGIVALRMTALQIPQHVVLNETVRMQCNFNLDKEVLYSVKWYKDGHEFYRFVPRDEPMVQTFRVPGVNVNIHNSTKISVVLNNVNLTSSGRYRCEVSAEAPAFQTVSDHADMTVVVLPDEGPRITGGRSRYQIGEVVRMNCTSAPSKPAALLTWFINGDPADTQYLKGPHITAVDEKGLETAVLGLEFRVANKHFKRGDMKLKCLATIATVYLQSKEESVEGDERILKAPVMESRETRAQSHTRNDLINGKIPGSEATTIFNRMIIFLITGIILAR, encoded by the exons ATGATTCGACAAGAAAAGAGTTTTGTTTCGTATCCGCCGATTGGTTTCGTGTTTGACCAAAGTGATCTACGTCCTTTTAGAGATGGGTTATACGAAATAGATTGGATTCTGCGGAAAG GTATCGTGGCTCTTCGTATGACGGCCCTACAGATACCACAGCACGTCGTTCTAAACGAAACTGTCCGTATGCAGTGCAACTTCAACCTGGACAAAGAGGTATTGTACTCGGTGAAATGGTACAAAGACGGCCATGAGTTCTATCGTTTCGTGCCTAGGGACGAACCCATGGTGCAGACCTTCCGTGTTCCTGGCGTAAACGTGAAC ATACACAATTCCACCAAGATATCGGTAGTATTGAACAATGTGAATCTTACTAGTTCAGGGAGATATCGGTGCGAGGTCTCTGCCGAGGCTCCCGCCTTTCAAACCGTGTCTGATCACGCAGACATGACGGTAGTAG TTCTTCCTGACGAAGGACCACGAATAACCGGTGGTCGTTCCCGCTACCAAATAGGGGAGGTGGTCCGCATGAACTGCACATCCGCACCCTCAAAACCGGCCGCCCTGTTAACTTGGTTCATCAACGGCGACCCG GCCGATACCCAGTACCTGAAGGGACCGCACATTACCGCTGTAGACGAGAAGGGCCTGGAAACCGCGGTATTGGGCTTGGAGTTTCGCGTTGCCAACAAACACTTCAAGCGTGGCGACATGAAGCTCAAGTGCTTGGCGACAATAGCGACCGTCTATCTGCAGAGCAAAGAGGAGAGCGTGGAAGGAGACGAGAGGATCCTGAAAGCCCCGGTGATGGAGAGCCGCGAGACCAGGGCACAGAGCCACACGCGCAACGAtttaatcaatggtaaaatcccCG GGAGTGAGGCAACCACGATATTCAACCGGATGATCATTTTTTTGATCACGGGAATCATCCTAGCTCGATAA
- the LOC126925789 gene encoding uncharacterized protein LOC126925789 isoform X4, which translates to MGSPERMPFPVNHRTLLSSLVALFAFILHSGIVALRMTALQIPQHVVLNETVRMQCNFNLDKEVLYSVKWYKDGHEFYRFVPRDEPMVQTFRVPGVNVNIHNSTKISVVLNNVNLTSSGRYRCEVSAEAPAFQTVSDHADMTVVVLPDEGPRITGGRSRYQIGEVVRMNCTSAPSKPAALLTWFINGDPADTQYLKGPHITAVDEKGLETAVLGLEFRVANKHFKRGDMKLKCLATIATVYLQSKEESVEGDERILKAPVMESRETRAQSHTRNDLINGKIPGSEATTIFNRMIIFLITGIILAR; encoded by the exons ATGGGGTCGCCAGAGAGGATGCCGTTTCCGGTGAACCACAGGACTCTGCTGTCCAGCCTCGTCGCTCTCTTCGCGTTCATACTACACTCAG GTATCGTGGCTCTTCGTATGACGGCCCTACAGATACCACAGCACGTCGTTCTAAACGAAACTGTCCGTATGCAGTGCAACTTCAACCTGGACAAAGAGGTATTGTACTCGGTGAAATGGTACAAAGACGGCCATGAGTTCTATCGTTTCGTGCCTAGGGACGAACCCATGGTGCAGACCTTCCGTGTTCCTGGCGTAAACGTGAAC ATACACAATTCCACCAAGATATCGGTAGTATTGAACAATGTGAATCTTACTAGTTCAGGGAGATATCGGTGCGAGGTCTCTGCCGAGGCTCCCGCCTTTCAAACCGTGTCTGATCACGCAGACATGACGGTAGTAG TTCTTCCTGACGAAGGACCACGAATAACCGGTGGTCGTTCCCGCTACCAAATAGGGGAGGTGGTCCGCATGAACTGCACATCCGCACCCTCAAAACCGGCCGCCCTGTTAACTTGGTTCATCAACGGCGACCCG GCCGATACCCAGTACCTGAAGGGACCGCACATTACCGCTGTAGACGAGAAGGGCCTGGAAACCGCGGTATTGGGCTTGGAGTTTCGCGTTGCCAACAAACACTTCAAGCGTGGCGACATGAAGCTCAAGTGCTTGGCGACAATAGCGACCGTCTATCTGCAGAGCAAAGAGGAGAGCGTGGAAGGAGACGAGAGGATCCTGAAAGCCCCGGTGATGGAGAGCCGCGAGACCAGGGCACAGAGCCACACGCGCAACGAtttaatcaatggtaaaatcccCG GGAGTGAGGCAACCACGATATTCAACCGGATGATCATTTTTTTGATCACGGGAATCATCCTAGCTCGATAA
- the LOC126925757 gene encoding parafibromin, translating to MADPLSLLRQYNVNKKEIIERENQIIFGEFSWPKNVKTNYLTYGSGKEGTPKEYYTLECLLFLLKHVQLTHPVYVRQAAAENIPVVRRPDRKDLLAYLNGETATSAAIDKSAPLEIPTQVKRTSEDGLESGPSKKPRFEETHVQKVKEQLAARLDAPKEASVTVDNIKSLSEAMSVEKIAAIKAKRLAKKRTTIKENDDIGMGSDLRVILMDVDDTKDIVSRERQWRTRATILQSGGKIFAKNIFAILQSIKAREEGRQKGPAAPTPIVTPRSTPMRPLPQPAVYNRYDQERFIRQKEETEGFKIDTMGTYHGMTLKSVTEGTNPAVRKPPSNPSTTPSSGLLPTSAAKLTAQQAAQNKRPSRTPIIIIPSANTSLITMYNSKDILQDLKYISNEEKRAQGCKRENEVLLQRRKEGGLTVPYRVVDNPQKLTNADWERVVAVFVMGPAWQFKGWPFDGNPVEIFSKICAFHLKYDEMRLDTNVARWAVTVIELSRTKRHLDRAALMVFWEHLDKHMIKNKPHLRF from the exons ATGGCGGACCCATTGAGTTTGctaaggcaatataatgttaataaaaaaGAGATAATCGAACGCGAAAATCAAATAATCTTTGGAGAGTTCTCCTGGCCGAAAAATGTGAAAACTAATTATTTAACTTATGG aTCTGGCAAAGAAGGAACGCCAAAGGAATATTATACTCTTGAGTGCCTCTTGTTTTTACTCAAACATGTACAACTTACACATCCTGTGTATGTGCGGCAAGCAGCTGCAGAGAATATACCAGTGGTACGAAGACCTGATAGAAAAGATTTATTGGCATATCTCAATGGTGAGACTGCTACATCAGCCGCCATAGACAAATCTGCTCCTTTGGAAATTCCTACTCAAGTTAAAAGGACatctgaagatggattggaaaGTGGGCCTTCTAAAAAGCCACGTTTCGAAGAAACTCATGTCCAGAAAGTTAAAGAGCAACTTGCTGCCAGGCTGGATGCTCCAAAGGAAGCTTCTGTCACAGTGGATAACATTAAGTCCCTTTCTGAGGCAATGTCTGTTGAAAAGATTGCAGCTATCAAGGCTAAACGTTTAGCTAAAAAGCGTACCACAATTAAAGAAAACGATGATATTGGAATGGGATCTGATTTGCGTGTTATATTGATGGATGTTGATGATACAAAAGATATAGTTTCTAGAGAAAGACAATGGAGAACACGCGCGACTATTTTACAGAGTGGCGGAAAAATATTTGCGAAAAATATATTCGCAATTCTTCAGAGTATTAAAGCTCGTGAAGAGGGCAGACAGAAAGGTCCTGCTGCGCCAACACCTATAGTTACCCCACGCTCCACACCCATGCGCCCGTTACCGCAGCCAGCTGTTTACAATCGATACGATCAGGAAAGGTTTATCAGACAAAAAGAAGAGACAGAAGGATTCAAAATCGACACTATGGGCACTTATCACGGCATGACTCTAAAGTCTGTGACAGAAGGCACTAATCCAGCTGTTAGAAAACCGCCAAGTAATCCTTCCACGACTCCTAGTTCCGGCTTGCTACCGACTTCCGCTGCTAAACTTACAGCGCAGCAAGCGGCACAGAATAAGCGTCCTAGCAGAACTCCTATCATCATCATTCCAAGCGCAAATACATCACTGATCACGATGTATAACTCGAAAGATATACTACAGGATCTGAAATACATCAGTAACGAAGAAAAACGAGCACAAGGCTGTAAACGAGAGAACGAGGTCCTTTTGCAACGAAGAAAGGAAGGCGGGCTCACGGTGCCATACAGGGTAGTAGATAATCCACAAAAACTTACAAATGCAGACTGGGAAAGGGTCGTGGCGGTATTTGTAATGGGTCCAGCTTGGCAATTCAAGGGTTGGCCTTTCGATGGTAACCCTGttgaaattttttcaaaaa tttgtgcatttcatttaaaatacgACGAAATGAGGCTAGATACAAATGTAGCACGTTGGGCAGTAACAGTGATAGAACTAAGCAGAACAAAAAGACATTTGGATCGGGCAGCATTAATGGTATTCTGGGAACATCTTGACAA GCATATGATTAAAAACAAGCCACATCTTCGATTTTAA
- the LOC126925789 gene encoding uncharacterized protein LOC126925789 isoform X3, whose protein sequence is MIRQEKSFVSYPPIGFVFDQSDLRPFRDGLYEIDWILRKGIVALRMTALQIPQHVVLNETVRMQCNFNLDKEVLYSVKWYKDGHEFYRFVPRDEPMVQTFRVPGVNVNIHNSTKISVVLNNVNLTSSGRYRCEVSAEAPAFQTVSDHADMTVVVLPDEGPRITGGRSRYQIGEVVRMNCTSAPSKPAALLTWFINGDPADTQYLKGPHITAVDEKGLETAVLGLEFRVANKHFKRGDMKLKCLATIATVYLQSKEESVEGDERILKAPVMESRETRAQSHTRNDLINGKIPDDSIRESAEIKDIRLYN, encoded by the exons ATGATTCGACAAGAAAAGAGTTTTGTTTCGTATCCGCCGATTGGTTTCGTGTTTGACCAAAGTGATCTACGTCCTTTTAGAGATGGGTTATACGAAATAGATTGGATTCTGCGGAAAG GTATCGTGGCTCTTCGTATGACGGCCCTACAGATACCACAGCACGTCGTTCTAAACGAAACTGTCCGTATGCAGTGCAACTTCAACCTGGACAAAGAGGTATTGTACTCGGTGAAATGGTACAAAGACGGCCATGAGTTCTATCGTTTCGTGCCTAGGGACGAACCCATGGTGCAGACCTTCCGTGTTCCTGGCGTAAACGTGAAC ATACACAATTCCACCAAGATATCGGTAGTATTGAACAATGTGAATCTTACTAGTTCAGGGAGATATCGGTGCGAGGTCTCTGCCGAGGCTCCCGCCTTTCAAACCGTGTCTGATCACGCAGACATGACGGTAGTAG TTCTTCCTGACGAAGGACCACGAATAACCGGTGGTCGTTCCCGCTACCAAATAGGGGAGGTGGTCCGCATGAACTGCACATCCGCACCCTCAAAACCGGCCGCCCTGTTAACTTGGTTCATCAACGGCGACCCG GCCGATACCCAGTACCTGAAGGGACCGCACATTACCGCTGTAGACGAGAAGGGCCTGGAAACCGCGGTATTGGGCTTGGAGTTTCGCGTTGCCAACAAACACTTCAAGCGTGGCGACATGAAGCTCAAGTGCTTGGCGACAATAGCGACCGTCTATCTGCAGAGCAAAGAGGAGAGCGTGGAAGGAGACGAGAGGATCCTGAAAGCCCCGGTGATGGAGAGCCGCGAGACCAGGGCACAGAGCCACACGCGCAACGAtttaatcaatggtaaaatcccCG ACGATTCTATACGAGAAAGTGCAGAAATCAAGGATATAAGATTGTACAATTGA
- the LOC126925789 gene encoding uncharacterized protein LOC126925789 isoform X5, with protein MIRQEKSFVSYPPIGFVFDQSDLRPFRDGLYEIDWILRKGIVALRMTALQIPQHVVLNETVRMQCNFNLDKEVLYSVKWYKDGHEFYRFVPRDEPMVQTFRVPGVNVNIHNSTKISVVLNNVNLTSSGRYRCEVSAEAPAFQTVSDHADMTVVVLPDEGPRITGGRSRYQIGEVVRMNCTSAPSKPAALLTWFINGDPADTQYLKGPHITAVDEKGLETAVLGLEFRVANKHFKRGDMKLKCLATIATVYLQSKEESVEGDERILKAPVMESRETRAQSHTRNDLINDDSIRESAEIKDIRLYN; from the exons ATGATTCGACAAGAAAAGAGTTTTGTTTCGTATCCGCCGATTGGTTTCGTGTTTGACCAAAGTGATCTACGTCCTTTTAGAGATGGGTTATACGAAATAGATTGGATTCTGCGGAAAG GTATCGTGGCTCTTCGTATGACGGCCCTACAGATACCACAGCACGTCGTTCTAAACGAAACTGTCCGTATGCAGTGCAACTTCAACCTGGACAAAGAGGTATTGTACTCGGTGAAATGGTACAAAGACGGCCATGAGTTCTATCGTTTCGTGCCTAGGGACGAACCCATGGTGCAGACCTTCCGTGTTCCTGGCGTAAACGTGAAC ATACACAATTCCACCAAGATATCGGTAGTATTGAACAATGTGAATCTTACTAGTTCAGGGAGATATCGGTGCGAGGTCTCTGCCGAGGCTCCCGCCTTTCAAACCGTGTCTGATCACGCAGACATGACGGTAGTAG TTCTTCCTGACGAAGGACCACGAATAACCGGTGGTCGTTCCCGCTACCAAATAGGGGAGGTGGTCCGCATGAACTGCACATCCGCACCCTCAAAACCGGCCGCCCTGTTAACTTGGTTCATCAACGGCGACCCG GCCGATACCCAGTACCTGAAGGGACCGCACATTACCGCTGTAGACGAGAAGGGCCTGGAAACCGCGGTATTGGGCTTGGAGTTTCGCGTTGCCAACAAACACTTCAAGCGTGGCGACATGAAGCTCAAGTGCTTGGCGACAATAGCGACCGTCTATCTGCAGAGCAAAGAGGAGAGCGTGGAAGGAGACGAGAGGATCCTGAAAGCCCCGGTGATGGAGAGCCGCGAGACCAGGGCACAGAGCCACACGCGCAACGAtttaatcaatg ACGATTCTATACGAGAAAGTGCAGAAATCAAGGATATAAGATTGTACAATTGA
- the LOC126925787 gene encoding nucleoporin Nup35, which translates to MEPMALGSPVGSPVQSPGSPGTSAYLPNFLLGDSTTPAKISLMGPQDILKQSHIGHSALTSPPSHYGTPDYRSNRQKAVFGSANTPNTSQIVTESHTGGPPTRGLFDTLETSQTVSPYLSATNQSIPCHQPRLLVNSMNTSIFNDGAMSPNANESQGLLQWVTVFGFSPSDMNTVLAHISSRVRVVDKHPPPHSQSNWIHLKCASELEAQRALACNGNIVSGSIMIGLIPCTDEGVILGSDKESRSRMNGSIKCFSSLGRVTQSPEYNTPRTPIRIQNARPLAAGYNQNLSSQSVSSPENVPQKSTGLVSKAMEYMFGW; encoded by the exons ATGGAACCAATGGCATTAGGATCACCTGTTGGAAGTCCAGTGCAAAGTCCTGGAAGTCCAGGAACTTCTGCATACCTCCCAAATTTCCTTCTAGGTGATTCTACAACG CCTGCCAAAATAAGTTTGATGGGCCCACAAGATATTCTGAAACAGTCACACATTGGTCACAGTGCACTGACCTCTCCACCTTCCCACTATGGTACTCCAGATTATCGTAGTAATCGTCAGAAAGCTGTGTTCGGAAGTGCTAATACTCCTAACACATCACAAATAGTCACGGAAAGCCACACTGGTGGACCTCCAACTAGAGGACTATTCGATACTCTAGAAACTTCTCAAACTGTATCACCCTATTTGTCAGCAACAAATCAAAGTATACCTTGCCATCAACCAAGACTTTTAGTGAATAGTATGAATACTTCTATATTTAATGATGGTGCAATGAGCCCTAATGCAAATGAATCACAAGGTCTTCTGCAATGGGTAACCGTTTTTGGTTTCTCACCTAGTGATATGAATACAGTTTTAGCTCACATCTCGAGCAGAGTTCGCGTAGTGGACAAGCATCCTCCACCACATTCACAGAGCAACTGGATACACTTAAAATGTGCTTCAGAATTAGAAGCACAAAGGGCACTCGCGTGTAATGGAAATATAGTATCTGGATCTATAATGATCGGTTTGATCCCTTGTACAGACGAGGGTGTTATATTAGGATCGGATAAAGAGAGTCGTTCGAGAATGAACGGAAGTATTAAATGTTTCTCAAGCCTAGGAAGAGTCACTCAATCGCCAGAATACAATACACCACGCACACCCATTAGGATACAAAATGCAAGACCACTAGCAGCTGGTTACAATCAAAATCTTAGCTCACAATCAGTGAGCTCACCTGAAAATGTTCCACAGAAATCTACAGGTTTAGTTTCGAAAGCAATGGAATATATGTTTGGGTGGTAA
- the LOC126925789 gene encoding uncharacterized protein LOC126925789 isoform X2 has protein sequence MIRQEKSFVSYPPIGFVFDQSDLRPFRDGLYEIDWILRKGIVALRMTALQIPQHVVLNETVRMQCNFNLDKEVLYSVKWYKDGHEFYRFVPRDEPMVQTFRVPGVNVNIHNSTKISVVLNNVNLTSSGRYRCEVSAEAPAFQTVSDHADMTVVVLPDEGPRITGGRSRYQIGEVVRMNCTSAPSKPAALLTWFINGDPADTQYLKGPHITAVDEKGLETAVLGLEFRVANKHFKRGDMKLKCLATIATVYLQSKEESVEGDERILKAPVMESRETRAQSHTRNDLINGSEATTIFNRMIIFLITGIILAR, from the exons ATGATTCGACAAGAAAAGAGTTTTGTTTCGTATCCGCCGATTGGTTTCGTGTTTGACCAAAGTGATCTACGTCCTTTTAGAGATGGGTTATACGAAATAGATTGGATTCTGCGGAAAG GTATCGTGGCTCTTCGTATGACGGCCCTACAGATACCACAGCACGTCGTTCTAAACGAAACTGTCCGTATGCAGTGCAACTTCAACCTGGACAAAGAGGTATTGTACTCGGTGAAATGGTACAAAGACGGCCATGAGTTCTATCGTTTCGTGCCTAGGGACGAACCCATGGTGCAGACCTTCCGTGTTCCTGGCGTAAACGTGAAC ATACACAATTCCACCAAGATATCGGTAGTATTGAACAATGTGAATCTTACTAGTTCAGGGAGATATCGGTGCGAGGTCTCTGCCGAGGCTCCCGCCTTTCAAACCGTGTCTGATCACGCAGACATGACGGTAGTAG TTCTTCCTGACGAAGGACCACGAATAACCGGTGGTCGTTCCCGCTACCAAATAGGGGAGGTGGTCCGCATGAACTGCACATCCGCACCCTCAAAACCGGCCGCCCTGTTAACTTGGTTCATCAACGGCGACCCG GCCGATACCCAGTACCTGAAGGGACCGCACATTACCGCTGTAGACGAGAAGGGCCTGGAAACCGCGGTATTGGGCTTGGAGTTTCGCGTTGCCAACAAACACTTCAAGCGTGGCGACATGAAGCTCAAGTGCTTGGCGACAATAGCGACCGTCTATCTGCAGAGCAAAGAGGAGAGCGTGGAAGGAGACGAGAGGATCCTGAAAGCCCCGGTGATGGAGAGCCGCGAGACCAGGGCACAGAGCCACACGCGCAACGAtttaatcaatg GGAGTGAGGCAACCACGATATTCAACCGGATGATCATTTTTTTGATCACGGGAATCATCCTAGCTCGATAA